CGGAAAGCTGGGCTTCCTTGACCGGGACTGCCCGCACCGCAATGCTGATTTGGCATTCGGGCGGCTGGAGGATGGCGGCCTGAGATGCCCGTTCCATGGGTGGCTTTTCGATACGGATGGCAACTGCCTGCAGACTCCCGCCGAACCCAAGGGCAGCAAGCTCTGCAAGCACATCCACCAGAAAGCTTATCCCGTTGTGGAAAAAAGCGGGATCATCTTTGTCTATCTGGGTGAAGGAGCCCCCCCGGCCTTCCCTGACATGGACTGTTTCCTTGCACCGGATTCCTATGTTTTCGCCTTCAAGGGGCTGATTGACTGCAACTGGCTGCAGGCGCTGGAAGTGGGCATGGACCCTGCGCATGCCAGCTTCCTGCACCGTTTTTTCAATGATGAAGAACAGGATACCGCATACGGTCGCCAGTTCCGGGCTACATCGGCTGACAGCAACATGCCCATGACCCGTGTGTTACGGGAATTCCCCTGCCCTGATATTGAAGTAGAACCTGCGGATTATGGCCTGCGCATCACCGCGTTGCGCTCGATCAATGCAACCAGCACCCATGTCCGTGTCACGAACGTACTGTTTCCGCAGGCTTTTGTCATTCCACTTTCCAGTGACATGACCATCACACAGTGGCATGTGCCCATTGATGATACCAGTTGTTACTGGTACGCCATCTTCACCAGTTTCGGTCAGCCGGTTGACAAGGAAACGATGCGCGCCCAGCGCCTCAAGCTCTATACCCTGCCCGACTACCGCCCCCGTGTCGGACGGTTCAATGATTACGGATTCGATCCGTATGAACAGGCCCACCATACCTATACCGGCATGGGCGAGGACATT
This DNA window, taken from Komagataeibacter sucrofermentans DSM 15973, encodes the following:
- a CDS encoding aromatic ring-hydroxylating dioxygenase subunit alpha: MLSAAQNDLITRITSDKPAGRLLRCYWQPAALAIELEGDRAIRPVRLLGQNFVLFRDENGKLGFLDRDCPHRNADLAFGRLEDGGLRCPFHGWLFDTDGNCLQTPAEPKGSKLCKHIHQKAYPVVEKSGIIFVYLGEGAPPAFPDMDCFLAPDSYVFAFKGLIDCNWLQALEVGMDPAHASFLHRFFNDEEQDTAYGRQFRATSADSNMPMTRVLREFPCPDIEVEPADYGLRITALRSINATSTHVRVTNVLFPQAFVIPLSSDMTITQWHVPIDDTSCYWYAIFTSFGQPVDKETMRAQRLKLYTLPDYRPRVGRFNDYGFDPYEQAHHTYTGMGEDINVHDQWAIESQGKIQDRTREHLGQTDKAIIAFRRMLVRAIEQANSGQTPMMVLTPEQAAHIRGPATMDGVGPTSEWETYWRTVDQRRREGAPWHGADVGKEE